A region of the Pseudoprevotella muciniphila genome:
AGTACAATCTCTTATTTTTTTGTATCTTTACAACCAAAATAACGATCAAACCCTAAGTTAAACTTTATAGATGGAGAAGAGACCCGGTTTATTCCTTTCCCTGACGATAGGCATATTGACTGCGTTCGGACCTTTTCTGACCGATTTCTATATGCCTGCTCTGCCAGAGATGGTAGAAGCACTCAAAACAGATGAGGCGGCAGTGCAGATGAGCCTCACGGCATGTATGGTGGGTTTGGCACTCGGTCAACTGATTATAGGTCCTCTTTCTGACAAATATGGTAGAAAATCGCTCCTGATAGGGTCTTTGGCATTATTTCTTGTGGCATCAGTGTTCTGTGTTGTGGCATCCAATATCACGATGTTCAACATTGCGCGTGTTTTCCAAGGACTTGGTGGGGCAGGAGGGATAGTGCTTTCCAAATCTATATCCACAGACCTCTTTACAGGAAATGCTTTGACTAAATTCCTCGCTGTGCTGAGTATGATAAATGCTGTAACGTCGCTTGCAGCACCGCTCGTGGGAGGTGCTTTGTTGCTGGTTATGCACTGGCAGAGCATCTTCATAGTCTGTGCAGGAATAGGCCTGATGCTCATTGTTATGTGCGCTTTCGTTCCTGAATCGCTGCCCAAGGATAAACGCAGTGATGTGTCTGTCGTCAAGTCGTTTGGCGGCTTGTTCAAAGTCTTTGAGAGTCGCACTTTCTTCTATTCAACGCTTGTTTTGATGACGATGTATTTCCTCTTTTTCTGTATTGTTTCATCTTCAACTTTCATCTTGCAAACCACCTATGGCATGTCGTCCACACTATATGCCGTGGTTTTCGGAGCAGGGTTACTTGTCATAGGCTTTGGAGCAGCACTGTGTCCAAGGTTTCAGTCGCAGGTAAGGGCGTTGCGGACAGGAGTACTACTCATCGCAGTCTCTGCAATAGCGACTGTCGTTTCGCTACTGGTGCTTCGTAATGTTTATTGCATCATTGCCTCCTATGTATTAGTATTCTTTTCCTTTGGTATGATGCAGACACTCGCCACCACTCTCGGACTCGATGCTGGACGTAAAAGGGCTGGTAGTTCAAGCGCCACACTGGGTGCGTGCAGTTTTATTGCCGGTGCCATTGCACCACCGCTTATTTCTCTCGGTGGTAATCTGGAATCAGGCTCATGCATTGGCATAGGAGTGAGCACCGCTTTGGCATTGGTTTTTGTAATGAAACTTACGCGTTTACCATCGGTAAGGGCAGGCTTCTGAATGAAGGTGTGTTCTGCTAATTCTGATATTTGAAAAATATCCCTTAAAAG
Encoded here:
- a CDS encoding multidrug effflux MFS transporter, yielding MEKRPGLFLSLTIGILTAFGPFLTDFYMPALPEMVEALKTDEAAVQMSLTACMVGLALGQLIIGPLSDKYGRKSLLIGSLALFLVASVFCVVASNITMFNIARVFQGLGGAGGIVLSKSISTDLFTGNALTKFLAVLSMINAVTSLAAPLVGGALLLVMHWQSIFIVCAGIGLMLIVMCAFVPESLPKDKRSDVSVVKSFGGLFKVFESRTFFYSTLVLMTMYFLFFCIVSSSTFILQTTYGMSSTLYAVVFGAGLLVIGFGAALCPRFQSQVRALRTGVLLIAVSAIATVVSLLVLRNVYCIIASYVLVFFSFGMMQTLATTLGLDAGRKRAGSSSATLGACSFIAGAIAPPLISLGGNLESGSCIGIGVSTALALVFVMKLTRLPSVRAGF